AAGTGGAGCCAATACCATCATAGGATGTGTTCGGGATGATTGGGATCCCCCAACTTAACCATGGAAAAACTTGATACGGATCAAATCTCCATTAAATGAATTCTAAGTAACACAAATCTGAATTAGTCAGACAATTGAATTCCGAATGCTGAACCAAATTGCAAAGCTCAGATACTTAATAATTATTTAGCTCGCAAATgtgataaatattttcaaaacgcAACCTTCATAAGAACTCTTGTGCACTTCCTCTCTCCCTTACAATTATcaataaaacaaaaaattaaagcTATATAATGGTATCGAAAAAGTTACGGGCACTAAAGAGCCAGTTGCCCTCGCTCAGAGCAATAGGCACTCGTCTTAAACATCTATTACTCCAGGTTCTCTTACCCAAGGAGAATGCAAAACAATATTTAGTCCAAAGTGAAAAAAAATGAACTACCAATAGCATAACAAGGTTGGAGTGATAAAATTGACATACTTGACACCAAGAACTTATCATAATTATGTACATGTTTAACAAAATGTACAGACTTTAATAGCATCTTATACAACTTCCAAAGCCAAGATACTATAATTTAAGGCAAAATAACGGAAAAGAAAAAGGCagaaagttttttttttgttgttggcaAGTAGAAAAGGCAGAAAGCACTCGACCAGTAGGATCTATGATCGACATCCTTGCCCAGTGGTCATAAATAAAATGTCAGATTTACATCATTATGTAAATCCATCGGTTCACTCCCAAGTGAATGAAATAATAGAATTGGCAAGACCTGATTCCTCAAAGGTTATGTTGCTATCGTACTCCAAAAACTTCGATGCGCCTGGGATAGCTTGAGTAAATCGAAATGGCCTTGTCTCGGCTTCCTCAAGCTGAGTAGAACAGAAGGACCATAGCAGCTGAAAAGAGAAAAGACCAATAAGGCAGCTGCATTCCAAGGACTCCAAATAATCATACAGGCAAAAGAATGTTGTGCCTTTATCAGATGTAGTTCACTTTTCTTGCATTATGTAGATAACATTAAATCTAACTAAGAAGCTGTATCCACGTGAGCTAAGGAGAGTTGACTTCTCTTAATGTAAGTATCTTATGCAGTATTATTTAAGCAGAATTTATATCTCTATATGCCAAGAGTATTCTTCATATCAAAGGGGAGAAGTTGACATGTTAGCCTACAAGACTGGCTTCTGGAAGATTAAATCAGAATAAACCACAGGTCAAGCTTGAGAGGCATCAGCTCTATAGAACAGAAAAAAGAAATAAAGCTTTACCTTAATTGAGTCAGTTCGTAAGAAATTCCTTTGAAGCCTGCGACCATCAGGAAAGCGAATTGCAACTCTGCAGAGGAGGGTCCTGTCACCCTTGGGTTCTTCAGGTAAAGAAGGATAAGAAGGCTTCTTTATCAAGTGCTTCTCTTCTCCATCATCATTGGCTTCATTAGTTTCTTTAGAGGCAACTGCACCAGGATCTTCTATGCCTTCCATAGAGGCTGCCAATGCTCGTTGTAGTTCTTCGTCCTCTTCTCCAATTTCATCTGCACATAACAAAGCCTTATAAATGAGGTTCAATCTGTATTTGGTACGGCATCTGACTCTTATGTTTCCTATtttcttttctacttttcatTGCGTGGAGATGGCGGTGAGACATGCTCAATATTGTGTAGTTGGTCAAAATGAAGACGTGTTTGGCTAAGGTGGACCACAGACGCAACTCGTTGCACGATAAGGTTTAAATCAGGATGAAAGAGATAGAGACTTCGAATATGATCTGTGTTTTGAGGCCATATTATGAATCTGGAGTGTCACCTCACCAAAAAGTTTCATTTTGCCTTTAAAATATATAGCTCTTCCGAGAACACCAAAACCTTTTTCTTtgtatacccccccccccccccacaacagCTAGCATCAAACAGCAGAGAGACTAAACAGTATTAAAAACATTAAACTTACTCTGAGGTAACAGCATTAAAAACATTGAACTTACTCTGAGGTTGAGGTTGACGAGGTGCCTGAGGAGTTTCTCTAGGTCGTTTATGAGAAAGATTAACATGATATTCTGAGGGGCTAGCATCCATGAAAGATATGAGATCCTGCATCAGCACACAAAAAGTTACTCAAATCCTACAAGTTATGTAGGCAAATATAACAAGGCAAAAGAAAAAACAACAAACCTCTAGCAAAGTTTCTGGCTGAACCATTCCACGCCAAGAACGCATCTTTTGACCTGTTATAGGATCAAGTACCAACACGACAGGCATAGAATCTAACTTGTAGTAAGTGCAAACTTTGCTGCCCTCCTCAGTATCATCATACACCTGCATGTAAACAAGCAAAAAAGAACAGTGAGTGAAGCACAAAAGAGATTCTAAGAGTTTTTAACCAATCTTGACTCGGAccaaaaaaaataaggaaaaacacaAAAGTCACCAAGCAACTCCTTTCAGAATCATGCAGCCAATAAAACGATAGCGTAATTTAGTCCCCCTGGGGACATCCAGTAAAATGACAGTAATTTAGTAACCCCTCCACAAAATCACCCCCAAATAGAACAAAGGAGACAGCCCAGCCTGCTTAATCCTTTCTGTCATTTTTACATTTTCCACATAGTACTCTGGTTCCCCCATCAGCTCTTTCAAGTATGAATCCAAGATTGTGACAAGATTTTACCGGCCAGATGTGCAGCATGGATCTATTAATTGAAACTTTGCCCTCTGAATGAATAAGTTCATAGGTCCATTTAGTCTATCAAGACAAAGTTACTCATACTAATAATTATTTTCAAGTTCTCTAAAAAAATCTGACTCTTCGATCTTACCATGTAGGCTAGTCCATTAAGGTTTAACTTGGAAACCAGACTAACATCAACTTACATACCCATTGGTGGTCTTATTTCTAGCTGCTAGCTTACGACATCAAAGTTGTCACAGATGTATTTGGGATCGTGTCCTCATCTAATTCCAACCATTCACCCAGGCACCATCAGAAGTGTAAGGACTGCATGCCATGTGTTCCTTTGAGTGAGTGCAGAACCATATTTTTTACTTGCTTTCTTTCCCTGTCCAAGCTCAAGGCTAAAGAAGCTCATGTATTTCAAACTTAGAATGGACAGATAAAACCTGGCACTATGGTCAGTCACATTGGCATTACATGCGTAAAAGTAGCCATATAatctcttattcttcttctttctttcaaGACCAGAAGATTCATTTCAAGTCGTCTAACATGACAACAAACGGAGCCAAATTTCTACCAGATTTCAGCACAAGTAATTCTAACAAATTTAGTGACCTCTGGAGGATATATCTAGCAAATAAACTAGTTACACATAATGGCAACATTGTCAAAAGGTCAGCGTCATGTGTAGAGAACCATAACTGGTAAAGAGCCAATGAAACAAGTCCTTGATTAATGTAGACAAATAAGAGATGAGACACACAGGTAAAACTGCATGCATTCTGACTATAGAGCTagtttaaaagaaagaaaaaagtagCACCAACCTGCCAGAAGATGAAGTTACTTTTGATAGTTTGAGCAACAGCCTCATTAGCCCAAGTGTCTCGGTTAAGCTTCAAAAGCAGGTTACACAAACCAAAAGTGAGCCAAAAAACGTAACAAGGAAAAGAAATATTGTGTCAGCTTCTATGTTCCCAACATTTTCAGTTAAAGGGGGAGATGTTAAGAGACTACCATATGTGAGCTGAATTCTCGTGTGGATTGCATATTCACCAAGAGCCATTTGTTCTGCGCTCTAGCAGCATCTTTCGCCTGCAATTACAGATTATTCAGGGAAACAGTATCCACCAAGGAACACAGCAATATAGGTAATGTACTCCCATTAGTAACAATATCACAATGAAGTACGATACAAAGTAACTGGGTTAAAAAGTGACAAGCAACCATTGACCACAAGATTTTGCTCTTTTCCACAGTTTAGAACAACCAGCTTGATAGGCATAAAACAAATGGGTTAAGAATCAATTCAATACAGTACTAGTACTAGGCCTCCAGAACATTAATAGAGATTGCTATTCAACTTACTTGTCCTTTTAAAATGAATAAATTATACCCATTTCATAGAACTTTCTCTATTTTTGAAGCTTCAAAATATCCCCATTCGTACAGATAGTAGGCTGTTGTTTGTGGCCAGACACTTGTTTTTGTAGGACTTCCTACATTACAATATATAGTATATGGGTTGTGTTTTTCGTATTTTTTGTGGATAAAATAAggttttttttttataaggtatTGATAAAGTAAGGTATATGGTTTGTGTTTTTCGTTATTAATGCAAATACTCTTTAACCAAccaaaaaaagaataaaagatCCGTTGACCCATGACATTACTATTAAAAGAATATGGCTACTACGATAAGATAAAAAGTAAATAAGCAGTGGTAGAAgcaaataaaataataagaagaaAAGTTTACGTCTAACATCTACGAAAAACCAAATCCAACAAGATTCGAAGTTACTTTGTTAACCACCCTCTACTTAATCAAAGGAACACAAGTAACCAAACATCATCATAAGTTGTGAAGGGAATAACTTTTTGTTACTTAGTTTTGACTTTTAAAATGCCACAAAATAATAAGGTTCTTTGGCTAACATATAAATTTGCAACCTCTCTACTCACTAGTTGCCAGAACAGACTGCATAAACTTTAAAAGTATAAATCAAGAAAAACCCTCGCAAGAGCAACAAGAGCAAGGAAAATCACCACAGAAACAAATAAAGTACTTAGTGAAGCAGGAAACTGAGCAACAAATCTTTCCGGTAAGAAGGTCCATTTACCTTCTCAAAAGGCCCATGGTACATCAAGGCAAAAGGAGGACGATACAAAGAAGCAAGATTGTCTTGAGCAGCATCTGCTGTAGAAATAGAACGTTTCTCTGCCTCCCAAACTCCAGGACGCTTCATTTCCTCCTCAAAATTGCGGAAGGGAACTACTAATCGAGGTTCACGTGATGAACCTCCCACTCCTGATGAACTAAAGAACAACACAGGAAAATCAATTCAACAAAATAAGGGTACAAATGAATGGGGGAAAACATCCTTTAGAAAGAAAATTAGAAAATGAAAATGGCAAAATAGTATAGATAAGCTATGCACACAACCGCTAGTATTCTTTGTCAAGACAGTCAATTAGCAAGTTTTGATATCTAAGTGCATATACATCATGCATTCGCACTCCAGATACTGAAAAAATTGGAAAGAAAGAGCTGTACCATCTGTGAAAAAGGTAGACAGTTCATAGTACTTTGGTCGCATCAAAACCATAATAATGAAAAGAGAAAGACATGAAGAGGACCACAGTAGGTCTGAATTTATGAGTAGCATCAATTATTCTGAGTGCTAAATATCTATAATAATGAGGAAACACATTTTCGCCTGGATAAATATCTATATGAGAAACTCTATGATGCCTCACATAAGACAAGAATTTATAACAATTCTTGTGCAACACAACAAGCAGAGAACTACAATCCTGAACTACTGCAACCAGCCTGATCCTTATTGTAATTTTGAGTAATTCTATTAGGCAAATGCATCTTATTTCCATATGTAGAAGAACAATGATTTGAGCTTTTCTTTTGATAAAGATGATTTAAGCTTCTCCTACATTGGAAGCCAAAGATTAACCTAAAATCTCCAAGTTTGTTGTGGCTGACGAGTGTTGGAATGTACAGTGAAGACATAATTTCGGGAAGAAACCATATCCCCTAACCCCAAAAAGTTGAGTGGAGATGCAAAATATTAAAGCCAGAAACAATATAGGGAGGAATGTCGTGAACCTGGTGTGATGTGCAAGCTTGACATAGAAAAAGCATTTGACCAACTCAACCGGTCCTATCTCATCTCTATACTTGGGAAAATGGGATTTGGAGACAGATGGATAAGATGGGTCGGATTCAGCATCTCAACTGTGAAATACTCAGTGATAGTCAATAGGGGTCCAGTGGGTTTCTTCTCTCCTCAAAAAGGGATCAGACAAGGAGATCCCCTCTCCCTTTTTTGTTCATTATAGCAATGGAAGGTCTGAGCAAAATGTTGGATAAGACCAAATAACTGCAGTGGATTCAGGGATTCAATACGGGTACTAATCCTGGGAACTTAGTCACAGTGTCACACTTGCTATATGCTGATGATACACTCATCTATTGTGATGCTGTAACATCACAATTATTGTATTTGAATTTAACACTTCTCCTCTTTGAAGCACTATCAGGTTTACATATCAACATGATGAAAAGTATCATGTACCCAGTAAATGATGTGCCTAATTTAGAGGAACTGTCTAACATTATGGGTTGTACAATTGGGTCACTCCCTACCACCTATCTAGGTCTCCCCCCTGGAGCCAAATACAAGAATACTGAAATCTGGAACGGGATCATTGGAAAGTTTAAAAAGAGACTGGCAGCTTGGCAGATGCAGTATCTTTCCATGGGAGGGAGATTAACTCTCATCAATAGTGTCCTTGATAGCATCCCCACTTACTACATGTCATTATTTCCCATCCCTAGCGAGGTACTTAAGAAGCTAGACAAGATCAGGAGGGACTTTCTTTGGAAAGGAAACAGCAGCTCCCACAAATACCATCTCGTCAAGCGGTCCAAAGTCACTTAATCTAAAAATGGAGGACTGGGTATTAGAGACTTGGCCTTACACAACAAAAGTCTGCTCATGAAATGGTTATGGAGGTTCGGTACAGATGAGACAAGCCTTTGGAAAAAGTAATTGTTGCTAAACATGGTAGAAGGGACAACTGGAGAACAAAAACATCTACGTCATCTCATGGGGTTGGTTCCTGGCAGCACATCAGCAAGGTGGGAAATGAATTCTTTGAGCAGGTATCTTTCAAAGCTGGGAATGGTTTGAACATTAGTTTCTGGAAGGATAATGATTAAACTATATTTCACTCATGGAGGTATACCCAAATTTATTCCAGATTTCCCAAGATAAGAATTCCTCTATTGCTCAAAACAGATGTGGGAACAACTGGAATGTATTATTCAGAAGATATGTTCGGGAATGGAGATAGATAGCGTGTTGGAATTACTAGCTAGTGTAGAGAGGTGCATCATTGCTGAAACCAAAACTGACGGACTGATTTGGGGAGACAACAGCCTTTTCACTGTGAAGGAATGCTACCAGCTATTAAGTTCTCAGAATCAGATAATTGACTTCTGGCCTTGGAAGCTAATCTGGAAGACCAAAGTGCCTACTAAGGTCATTTGCTTCAGCTGGATTGCTCTTAAGGAAGCATGCTTAACACAAGACAATCTCAACATAGGGGGATTTAAATTGGTTAATAGATACTATATGTGTCAAAGCAGTTCAGAGTCCGCCACCTGTTCTTGCATTGTAGAGTGGCTAAGGATCTATGGAATATGTTCTATTTTTCTTTGGCATTCACTGGGTCATGCCACAGCACGTTGATGAACATATGCAAGCTGGAGCCTATGGAGAGTTGACAGACTATCAAGAGATCTGGGTGATGATCCCTGCAGTTATTCTTTGGTGCTTGTGGAATGAAGGGAATCATAGATGTTTTGATGGGATCTCAACTCCAACTCACTCTCTTAAAGCTAGTTGTCTGCTTAATTTTTTTTGCTGGACTAACTTAACTCCTGTAATTAGCTTTGATCAATTTTTTGATTTTGTGCTCTAGTGCTTTTGTCTTTTGTAActctgcatcttcttgatgccttttATTAATAAACACCTTACTTCATCTTTTAAAAAAACAATAAAGGGAGGAAGATTGCTCTATCGAACCTAGAGGATTGGTGTGACggaaaaaatatgaagaaaaagagtAATTCTAAGACAGAATAACAAAGACTTTGTCTGGTTCAATTTACTTGTTTTCGTTTATAATAAGAAAATGTTCGTAATTATTATGCTTAAACAACTTCCAAAATCAAACTTTTGGTATAGTGCAGTTTTTTTCCCGCAAGCATTTTTAAACTTTAGACTTAAATTGAACGTAACAAAAAGTACAACTTAACCAAACACTGTTTCTCCTTCCTCTCTTACTCCCTTTTGAATCTAAAATGTAAGCTTGTGCTTGAGGACCCTGATCTTGGTAGACTTTCATGCGGACTAGGAGCATTGAAAGGAAACAGTTTTGAATTAAGTAATTGCTAATTGCAGCTTCTTACTCTTCAATGCTTAACCGAATAACATTAGGTGCTGAAGTGAATTTCAGTCCTTAGTGGTGGCGAGCATTTTTGGGTTCACCAACACATCCGGCATAAAACAATAAAAAGAGGTCCtcagtttttttttttgataaggacaAAAGGAAGAGGAAGAATCTAGTCTAAGATTGAGGAGGATGAACAAGTCCCTTGCTTCAAcccaaataaagaaaaatttaaaaacaaacaAAATATTGATCAATTTGCCCAGGCATTAAGAAAGAGCATTTTTTTTATGAGAGAAATTTGTCTGCAGCCAACCTGACAGCCTTCGAAACTCGGGGATAATGAGCATGCCCTCTAACCTTCTCCACTTATACCAGGCTTAGTTCACGTGACACAGGGCTTGAACCTGTGACCTAAGGGCAAAGTCACAAGTCCTTCAACCTTCGCCACTCGAACTAAGCCTTGGGGGGCACATTAAAAAAAGAGCATCTTACTCCTACAGTGAGGATAAAAGTTTTCTCCAGCGGACGTGTACTGATTTTACAGCTTCCTAAAACCTCATGTTCTTCATATTTTCTAGCACATGGAATTTAAGGCCGTAGTTGCTATTACATAAAATGACCATGCTAACTCCAGTAAAAACATGAGAATGAAATAGAATgagaaaacaacaaaaacaaaaggCTCACAATACAGTACAAGTGAGTAGATTCAGAAGCATGAGTAGAATAGCATACCCATATAGTACCGCATTGTCATAAAGAACTTCCCTTTTTACAGGTAAAGGTGGTCGTATATCATCTCCATCGCCTTGTCCCCAGCTGTTGTCTGCGGACTCCTTCACAGCTCCACTGGACCAAACACAAAAATTGCAAAGATAGAGAAAGTAATTAAAAAGCAGTGTTGTCAAGGGCGAAAAGCGTTAAAAAGCGCTTCGGGTCTATCAAATCTTTAAGCGCAAAGCACAATTGAAGTGTGGGTTTTAGTTTAGAAAGGTGCaacgaaaaaaataaaaacatatatGCAAGAAAAAAGTTACAATTTTATTCATAATGATTTCCTTAACAATTAATATATCTTTTTGCCAATTATATTTATTGTTTTTTACCGCTCTATTAACATAGAACTTATGGGCAATGAGGCGCCTGCCTTAGTGCTTTGCCTATATTGAAGCGCAGCCTAAGTGAGACGAAGCGCATACTCTGAGTTTTTTTGAGCTTTAGGGCTTAATCGCGCCTCAAatgagcctttgacaacactATTAAAAAGGACAAAAGAATAACTAAAATAGAAAGATCACAGGGTGTATCTATATTTAAAATACCTCAAGCTCGAACCACCAAGAAGTGCATCATTTCCCAATTGCGAAGAATTAAAAGATGCTGCAGCCCCCGCCTCATTTCCGATGTAGAAAAGCTGAATTGCTTCGTCAAGCTTCCAGCTTGTTGCCTGCGCGCACAGAATATTTACAATCTCCACCTTATAGTAACTAGGCACTAAAAATTACCAAAAAGGAGAAAAATCATCAATTCCAATTGACCATAAATAAATGTTCTGCATAGGCCCCTGATGAAAACAAGATGCAACAAGAGCCAAAAAATAGCTAAAATCAAGCAAATGACAATGCCATCAATAGCAACAAAACCCTCTACCTACTCAGCGTTTCACTATCTGCTTACTTTTCCACCCATTGACTCGTCTTATTACCAATACATGAAATAAATGTATCTTCACACCCCAATAACTAAAAGATCCCAAACTAAGTTGTCACCAAAGCTTGAGGAAATTAATTTGACTGTGATACAGAATCAGAAGGTCCAACTGAATGGAAGAGCTCAATTGATATAACCGTAAGCAAATTTACCAAATCTAATATACAAGTCTCATCCATCTAGTTTCTGTCCTAAAAGTTGTACATGCTTTGCCGAAACAAAAGAAAACCCCTAAATTCATTTAACTTCCACAAGATTGACAGGATCTCATATTTGAGTAACAAGATAAAGACAGGACGTAATAATGGGCACACATCATAGCATAAACTCTAGGCCCCAAAGGTGATAATTCTTCTATTTTCCGTAACGGTGGACAAGGCCGCGAGCACCTCAACCTACATACATCCTTCGACTAGCACATGCCCCAAAGCTGCTAACTTTATCCATCGGTTGCTATTATAAATGGAAGAAGGATCATTAAGTTATtattccaaatctcaaatctgTATATACTCTAACTATTAACTTTGTTCATTAACGAGTTCTACGGGCCTAAAGCCACAAtctaatccaaaaataaaaacacACCTTACGGAAAACATCATACACTTACAGGTTCAAGAACGAAAATAAAGCAATTTCAGTCCAATTTTAAGCTAATCTTTTGTGCCGTAAATCCATCATGGAGTCACTCCTGAGCCATTAACAGCGAACATTCTTCTTTATAAAGCTCGAatctttttcctattttttataTCTTTATCTTTTTTATGAccgacaagagtgggttgctctagtggtgagcaccctccacttccaaccaagaggttgtgagctCGAGTCACCcaaagagcaaggtgggagttctcggagggagggagccgagggtctattggaaacaacctctctatcccagggtagggtaaggtctgcgtacacactaccctccccataccccactagtggaattatactgggttgttgttgttgtatctttTTTATGACGGTGGTGTCTAAGCCAGCTTGGTGTATCTCGAATGTTCCATGGGATACTTGCTGCTCCAACCAGCATAGGTCCCGCGTGACTCTGTCCACCAAGACTTAGGTAGATGCATGTTTTTGCCTTGGCTAGGAATTGAACTTGAGACCTCATGGTTTACCTCACTTCATTGTCCACTACGCCACACCCTTTTGTGCAAAGCTCGaatctttatttctttcttttgatAAGTAAATAAATTCTTCATCATAAAGCTTGGATCTTTAATAGATAAGATTTAATTAAAATCACCTAGAACAAAAATTAAAGCTCAAAAACATTAATTTTATCTCAACACGATAATGCTGGGGAAAAATCTTTTATATACAAGTAGGAAAAAGTTCGAAACTAACATAAAATTATGCTAGTTCACTACTCTCTTTAACTCGAACTACACCATAGGCGAGATAGGCGAGACTTAAATCATCGATCTACTACTACTGTACAGAAAGTAAAACACatacattataatattaaaagagGTATTTTTAGAACCTGGAGGAACTGACGGGCAGTATCGGCGGTTTGACCGACGGCGATTTCAAGGAAAGACGAAACTAAAATCTGCTGGTCCGTCGCAGACATTACGCCGTCCATTGCTTCTCTCTCTTCAATTTTCCGGCTGTTAAGTTTTAGAAAGAGAAAAATTAAACCCTACTTTGATGAATTTTGTAGATTTCTTCTGCAACGCACCGATTGTGTGTATCTATGAAGAAGGTGaggaggtgggattttggggtggggtggggtgggggtgcCAGGGGTGGGGTTTTGATATATGAGTCTGTTCGTTCCTTCTTCGGCTCggaaaagaaattattattatcatgtTTAAATTTACGTATACCTCCACTGATTTTTGTTCTAATTACAGAAAGCTcccttgtaattttattactatatatattaatattaatttGAATGCCCAATACTCTAAATGctgtttgattttttattttatttttatatttgtcTTGTTAGCTCTCTACTAGTATTTGATAGTGTTCTTAGCATGCTTGTACTTTTAAAATGTTACTCCATTTTTGTTAGCAAAATGAAAATGATAAGTTCAATCACTTTCTTTATCTCAACACTTAATTTGTATTCGTCGTACGTATGGTTGCTAAGATCCACAGAACTTTACTGAAAAAGGATAGACCTTGAAATATAAAATATGACTTGCACTTTAGTGCTTTAAAGAAAGTTTAGTAAATgtaattgtttacccgaaaaatcggatagagttgaatttgtacgtagttctaagggtatgtggtacaacttgatacaaaatcgtaaaaagaaatagaaatataCAATCTTGACTATAAGAATGAAAGATAAAAACTGTGGAAAGGAGAAAAATGGATAAACTAGATAAGATGAAGTAAAAGAGCTCGAGGGATTGATTTTTTAATATGAGAAGTAGtcttttgttacaatgtgtgAATGTTTTGATACCTTACAGAAACAATAATCATCatttttatagtggagggatcccactttagatataataaaaaatacatagtgggaaaccATGATGaattagtttttccctaattaccgccaggattctctcccctagtgcagttgcaacggctcttgtctgtgagtttGATATTGATTCGAGCTCGGTACTGACTCGAGccctcgatcttgactcgagctcgattctgactcggagtcCGGTATTGATTCGGAGTCCGTGTCAGTCGGTCTATGCGTCTTAAGCTCGACAATTTCGCTTTGCCttgtagttcgatttggatacgagctcgataatgataccgaactttgtcattgatcggtcttagaaCTCGAAACTTGATGACCttacttcggacctcaacctgatattaCGCAGACGCCCTTCGATCAAAGTATTATCATctcgaccagttcgtacgaaggactaaccgattttgactgtatacagatagtcccctagtTTTTCGGGAAGGAAGTaacgagaaatgatatgattttccaacggtatgattagatatatactgacgtttgcatcgagttCGATCGTGACGTACGTGGtagttgtcccgtcggttcagtttatcgaggcatttaatgtgtgtcagacgatggtcggccattatCGATATTGAACCGCCACCGCTCAGCCTATAAATATCTCCTTTTTCACCattaatcacttttacatcttctgaTCTCAAAAATTCCTAAGCATTTTCTCATACCTTCTGAATTCGTTTGTGAGTGTGAAACTTTCCTTCTATGGTTTTTACTGCAAAATCTATCTTTGAAACACCACATCTTCTTTATTTCCTTCTCCTAAACTCAAAAAATggtaaaaacatcaaaaaccgtcCCTCAAAAAGAAGAGGCTTCTTCTTCATAGCCCGCCACCGATAAAAAaccggtggagccacggcctgaggagtgtgttcccggaaCGTGTCTTCTCacctccgattttaaggtcgacaaaggctcGTTGGTTCCCGATTGGTGTGAGTCGGTATCGAGGTATTTATGCTCGATAACCAAAAAAGCAACTTGCACAGTTAAAGACAGATTGCAACTGGGATAATAAGGAAGTGGTAATTCCGGCTCCCGACAAAGATATTACCACCCACGTAGAAGGGtacttaagtgtgtatacttacccttttacgTTAGGACCTTTCGACCCTGTTATCATCGATTTTTGTCGTCAATACCGAATAACTCTATGCCAGATTCATCtttccttttggcggatcgttattctaATCCGTTTTTTTGCAAAcaagatcgaggggatgcctttcaccctcgatcatcttattagATTGTATAGTcctcgcctctttcgaggtggA
This region of Nicotiana tomentosiformis chromosome 4, ASM39032v3, whole genome shotgun sequence genomic DNA includes:
- the LOC104085497 gene encoding plant UBX domain-containing protein 7 is translated as MDGVMSATDQQILVSSFLEIAVGQTADTARQFLQATSWKLDEAIQLFYIGNEAGAAASFNSSQLGNDALLGGSSLSGAVKESADNSWGQGDGDDIRPPLPVKREVLYDNAVLYGSSGVGGSSREPRLVVPFRNFEEEMKRPGVWEAEKRSISTADAAQDNLASLYRPPFALMYHGPFEKAKDAARAQNKWLLVNMQSTREFSSHMLNRDTWANEAVAQTIKSNFIFWQVYDDTEEGSKVCTYYKLDSMPVVLVLDPITGQKMRSWRGMVQPETLLEDLISFMDASPSEYHVNLSHKRPRETPQAPRQPQPQNEIGEEDEELQRALAASMEGIEDPGAVASKETNEANDDGEEKHLIKKPSYPSLPEEPKGDRTLLCRVAIRFPDGRRLQRNFLRTDSIKLLWSFCSTQLEEAETRPFRFTQAIPGASKFLEYDSNITFEESGLANSIISFTWE